A section of the Veillonella criceti genome encodes:
- a CDS encoding MerR family transcriptional regulator, which translates to MTIKEVAEQFNITTDTLRYYERIGLIPAVSRTVSGIRDFDEITVKWLEFVLCFKKAGVPLESIVEYVKLAIEGNHTQEARRDILVETRDHLLEKMEEIQECLKLLDYKIDVVYKDCNQATAKLVDDWKATQDNE; encoded by the coding sequence GTGACAATTAAAGAAGTGGCTGAACAATTTAACATTACAACCGATACATTGCGTTATTATGAACGAATTGGCTTAATCCCGGCAGTATCACGTACGGTTTCTGGGATTCGTGATTTTGACGAAATTACCGTTAAATGGCTTGAATTTGTACTTTGTTTTAAAAAGGCGGGCGTGCCTTTAGAGAGTATTGTGGAGTATGTGAAATTAGCCATTGAAGGCAATCATACGCAAGAAGCTCGTCGCGATATTTTGGTTGAAACGAGAGATCATTTGTTAGAAAAAATGGAAGAGATTCAAGAATGTCTAAAATTATTAGACTATAAAATTGATGTAGTGTATAAAGACTGCAACCAAGCGACAGCTAAACTAGTCGATGATTGGAAAGCTACACAAGATAATGAATAG
- a CDS encoding O-acetylhomoserine aminocarboxypropyltransferase/cysteine synthase family protein: protein MSNNKQYKFETIQLHEGQVIDETGARAVPIHQTTSYVFKDAQQAADRFALRDPGAIYSRLGTPTNDVLEKRVAALEGGVGALSVGSGSAAITYAIENVAGAGDNIIAASTLYGGTYNLFSSTLPRFGITTKFVDPDDLAAYEKAIDDKTKAIYIESIGNPNINLIDIQAVADIAHKHGIILIVDNTFGTPYLIRPIEHGADVVVHSATKFLGGHGTTIAGVIVESGKFDYKASGRYPDFVAGDIHYNGLVYADLPIPFTVKVRAQLLRDTGAALTPLAAWLILQGIETLSLRVERHVENTRKIIDFLVNHPKVAWVNYPELKDSKYKTLADKYYPKGVGSIFTFGIKGGKEEGIKFVDELQIFSNLANVGDAKSLVIHPSSTTHAQLNETEQKAAGVTPDMIRISVGIENVEDLIDDLAQALEHV from the coding sequence ATGAGCAACAACAAACAGTACAAATTTGAAACAATTCAATTACATGAAGGTCAAGTAATCGATGAAACCGGTGCGCGGGCAGTACCAATTCATCAGACTACAAGTTATGTCTTTAAAGATGCACAACAAGCGGCTGACCGTTTTGCCCTTCGTGATCCAGGAGCTATTTATTCTCGTCTTGGTACACCAACTAATGATGTACTTGAAAAACGTGTAGCGGCTTTAGAAGGTGGCGTCGGTGCCTTATCCGTTGGTTCTGGTTCGGCAGCAATTACATATGCCATTGAGAATGTAGCTGGCGCTGGCGACAATATTATAGCGGCCTCTACATTATATGGTGGTACCTATAACCTATTTAGCTCTACATTACCACGTTTTGGCATTACCACTAAATTTGTTGATCCTGATGATTTAGCGGCGTATGAAAAGGCCATTGACGATAAAACAAAAGCTATTTATATTGAATCTATTGGTAATCCTAACATTAACCTTATTGATATTCAAGCTGTTGCTGACATTGCCCATAAACATGGTATTATTCTAATCGTTGATAATACGTTTGGCACACCATATCTTATTCGCCCAATTGAACATGGGGCTGACGTAGTTGTTCATTCTGCCACTAAATTCTTAGGTGGTCATGGTACAACAATTGCTGGTGTCATTGTAGAAAGCGGCAAATTTGATTATAAAGCAAGTGGTCGTTATCCTGATTTTGTGGCTGGAGATATTCACTATAATGGCCTTGTATATGCGGATTTACCAATTCCATTTACTGTAAAAGTACGAGCTCAATTACTTCGTGATACAGGGGCTGCTTTAACACCACTAGCAGCTTGGTTAATCCTTCAAGGCATTGAAACATTATCCTTGCGTGTAGAACGCCACGTAGAAAATACTCGTAAAATTATTGATTTCTTGGTTAATCATCCTAAAGTAGCCTGGGTTAACTATCCAGAATTAAAAGACAGTAAATATAAAACGTTAGCTGATAAATACTATCCAAAGGGTGTTGGTTCTATTTTTACATTCGGCATTAAAGGCGGTAAAGAAGAAGGCATTAAATTTGTTGATGAACTTCAAATTTTTTCAAATCTTGCCAATGTAGGCGATGCTAAATCCTTGGTTATTCATCCATCCAGTACCACGCATGCGCAACTTAATGAAACGGAGCAAAAGGCAGCAGGCGTAACACCAGATATGATTCGTATCTCCGTAGGAATTGAAAACGTGGAGGACTTAATCGATGACTTGGCACAAGCTTTGGAACACGTATAA
- the metA gene encoding homoserine O-acetyltransferase MetA, with product MPITVVKDLPAIARLADENIFVMDTVRAESQDIRPLQILIVNLMPTKEITETQILRALSNTPLQLDITLLHMVTHKAAHTSEYHLSSFYRTFDEIKEQYFDGMIITGAPIELMSFEEVNYWQELTQIMDWSEDHVYSTLYICWGAQAGLYYHFGINKELLPSKLFGVFENEVLNTQPMLLRGMDEVFYMPHSRHTTVPIDKIKANKQLEILAASEKAGAAIVRSLDNKHIFVFGHSEYDRDTLQREYERDRGLGLDIAVPENYYPDDDPKKAPIVRWRSTGTLLFTNWLNYYVYQETPYIIEQIKKMKRQRLHRE from the coding sequence ATGCCCATAACGGTGGTAAAAGATTTGCCAGCCATTGCCCGATTGGCAGATGAAAATATATTCGTCATGGACACGGTAAGAGCAGAATCACAAGATATTCGGCCACTACAAATTTTAATTGTGAATCTAATGCCTACTAAGGAAATTACAGAAACACAAATATTAAGAGCCTTAAGTAATACACCGTTGCAATTAGACATTACCTTGTTACATATGGTGACACATAAAGCGGCACATACTTCAGAATATCATTTGAGCTCGTTTTATCGAACCTTTGATGAAATTAAAGAGCAGTACTTTGATGGTATGATTATTACAGGTGCACCTATTGAATTAATGTCGTTTGAGGAGGTTAATTATTGGCAAGAGTTGACGCAAATTATGGACTGGAGTGAAGATCATGTATATTCCACTTTGTATATTTGCTGGGGGGCTCAAGCTGGTTTATATTATCACTTCGGAATTAACAAGGAATTATTGCCAAGTAAGTTATTTGGAGTTTTTGAGAATGAAGTGTTGAATACGCAACCTATGTTGTTGCGTGGTATGGATGAAGTATTTTATATGCCTCATTCACGTCATACCACAGTGCCTATTGATAAAATTAAGGCTAATAAACAACTCGAAATATTAGCTGCTTCTGAAAAAGCGGGAGCTGCTATCGTACGTAGTTTAGATAATAAACATATTTTTGTTTTTGGCCATTCAGAGTATGATCGTGATACATTACAACGCGAGTATGAACGTGATAGGGGACTTGGGCTTGATATAGCGGTACCTGAAAACTATTATCCAGATGATGACCCTAAAAAAGCACCTATTGTACGTTGGCGGTCCACGGGGACTTTATTATTTACTAATTGGCTCAATTATTATGTATATCAAGAAACACCTTATATTATTGAGCAAATAAAAAAAATGAAGCGTCAACGGCTTCATCGTGAATGA
- a CDS encoding F0F1 ATP synthase subunit epsilon has product MSSGKTMHLNIITPDSTVYTGEVSFIVARTELGDLGILPRHANLVAALEIAPLRIDTTDGKKTYLANFGGFLEIKDNSVTIVTPNCELPEDIDVERAKRAKARAEERLHSKSADIDFDRARLALQRSLLRLDIKNKVG; this is encoded by the coding sequence ATGAGTAGTGGTAAAACTATGCATTTGAATATTATTACTCCTGATTCAACAGTCTATACAGGTGAAGTTAGCTTTATTGTAGCTCGGACTGAGCTTGGCGATTTAGGGATTTTACCACGCCATGCTAACTTAGTGGCAGCATTAGAAATTGCGCCATTACGTATTGATACTACAGATGGTAAAAAAACATATTTGGCTAATTTTGGTGGCTTCTTGGAAATTAAAGATAATTCCGTAACCATTGTGACGCCAAACTGTGAACTGCCAGAAGATATTGATGTGGAACGGGCAAAACGGGCAAAAGCGAGAGCGGAAGAACGGTTACATAGTAAAAGTGCTGATATAGATTTTGATCGTGCACGATTAGCCTTACAACGTTCTTTACTTCGCTTAGACATTAAAAATAAAGTTGGCTAA
- the atpD gene encoding F0F1 ATP synthase subunit beta, with the protein MSNNIGKVVQVIGPVVDVLFTAGNLPAIYNAIHIKKTSESGKDEVIVVEVMQHLGDDTVRAVAMSSTDGLTRGMEAVDTGAAISVPVGDGVLGRIFNVLGETVDHDDTPVKSAEMWPIHRPAPKFDDLAPETTILETGIKVVDLIAPYVKGGKIGLFGGAGVGKTVLIMELIHNIATEHGGYSVFSGVGERTREGNDLWNEMKESGVISKTALVYGQMNEPPGARMRVALTGLTMAEYFRDVQKQDVLLFVDNIFRFIQAGSEVSALLGRMPSAVGYQPTLANDVGALQERITSTKEGSITSVQAVYVPADDLTDPAPAATFAHLDATTVLSRSIAEIGIYPAVDPLDSTSRILDPLVLGEEHYKIARGVQEVLQKYKDLQDIIAILGMEELSEEDKLIVARARKIQRFLSQPFFVAEVFTGSPGKYVPLKETLRGFKEILEGKHDNLPENAFYMVGTIDEAVEKGKELLEKGE; encoded by the coding sequence ATGAGTAATAATATAGGTAAAGTTGTACAGGTCATTGGACCAGTAGTTGACGTTCTTTTTACGGCCGGGAACTTACCAGCTATTTACAACGCAATACATATTAAAAAGACAAGCGAATCTGGTAAAGACGAAGTGATTGTAGTTGAAGTTATGCAACACTTAGGGGACGACACGGTTCGTGCCGTTGCTATGAGCTCTACCGATGGCCTAACTCGTGGTATGGAAGCAGTCGATACGGGTGCTGCTATTTCTGTGCCCGTTGGGGATGGCGTGCTTGGCCGTATTTTTAACGTGTTAGGTGAAACCGTTGACCATGATGATACACCAGTGAAATCTGCTGAAATGTGGCCAATTCATCGCCCAGCACCTAAATTTGATGATTTAGCACCAGAAACAACAATTCTTGAAACAGGGATTAAAGTTGTTGACTTGATTGCACCGTATGTAAAAGGTGGTAAAATCGGTTTGTTCGGTGGTGCTGGTGTAGGTAAGACTGTATTAATTATGGAATTAATACATAATATTGCGACTGAACATGGTGGTTATTCCGTATTCTCCGGTGTAGGTGAACGTACCCGTGAAGGGAATGACCTTTGGAATGAAATGAAGGAATCTGGCGTTATTTCTAAAACTGCATTAGTATATGGCCAGATGAATGAGCCACCAGGAGCTCGTATGCGCGTTGCTTTGACAGGCTTGACTATGGCAGAATACTTCCGTGACGTACAGAAACAGGACGTATTGTTATTCGTAGATAATATTTTCCGTTTTATTCAGGCTGGTTCTGAAGTATCGGCCTTACTTGGTCGTATGCCATCGGCCGTAGGCTATCAGCCAACTTTGGCTAATGACGTAGGAGCGCTCCAAGAACGTATTACATCGACTAAAGAAGGGTCTATTACGTCTGTACAAGCTGTATATGTACCAGCCGATGACTTAACTGACCCAGCACCAGCGGCTACGTTTGCTCACTTGGATGCTACGACTGTATTATCCCGTTCTATTGCAGAAATTGGTATTTACCCAGCTGTGGATCCATTAGACTCTACGAGTCGTATTCTTGATCCACTAGTATTAGGCGAAGAACATTATAAGATTGCCCGTGGTGTGCAGGAAGTATTGCAGAAATACAAAGACTTGCAAGACATTATTGCGATTCTTGGTATGGAAGAATTGTCTGAAGAAGATAAATTAATAGTAGCACGTGCTCGTAAAATTCAACGTTTCCTCAGCCAACCATTCTTCGTAGCTGAAGTATTTACTGGTTCGCCAGGGAAATATGTACCATTAAAAGAAACTTTACGTGGTTTCAAAGAAATTTTAGAAGGTAAGCATGATAATTTACCTGAAAATGCGTTCTATATGGTCGGCACGATTGATGAAGCGGTTGAAAAAGGAAAGGAATTGTTGGAGAAGGGGGAATAA
- the atpG gene encoding ATP synthase F1 subunit gamma: protein MSSAQDLRKRIKSVSNTQQITKAMKMVASARLRRAQTKAKSTEPYAEKLGQILNNVASTLDSEVLATYPLMQVREVNRTCYILVGADKGLAGAYTSNLIKFFLQATEGKEASAFETITVGRKPTDFLQYHHYGITHSHVGFSDKPEYSHARQIVQEATKLFLEGAVDEVILIYTHFVNSLTQNVQSLKLLPIETESHVEGELNELYIYEPNVETIYNQLLPKYLEITMYNALLQASASELGARMTAMTSATDNAGELISTLNLEYNKLRQAGITNEISEIVGGANALQ from the coding sequence ATGAGTAGTGCACAAGATTTGCGTAAACGCATTAAAAGTGTGTCGAATACGCAGCAGATTACAAAAGCCATGAAAATGGTGGCCTCTGCTCGATTGCGCCGTGCACAAACCAAAGCTAAATCTACAGAACCATATGCGGAAAAACTAGGTCAGATTCTTAATAATGTAGCGAGTACATTAGATAGTGAAGTATTAGCCACTTATCCATTGATGCAGGTGCGTGAAGTAAATCGTACTTGTTATATCTTGGTGGGGGCTGATAAAGGCTTAGCTGGTGCATACACTAGTAATTTGATTAAATTCTTTTTGCAAGCGACTGAAGGTAAAGAGGCATCTGCTTTTGAAACCATTACAGTAGGTCGTAAACCCACTGATTTTCTACAGTATCATCATTATGGCATTACTCATTCCCATGTAGGGTTTTCTGATAAGCCTGAATATAGCCATGCTCGTCAAATCGTGCAAGAAGCTACGAAATTATTTTTAGAGGGTGCTGTGGATGAGGTGATTTTGATTTATACACATTTTGTTAACTCCTTAACCCAGAATGTGCAAAGTCTTAAATTATTGCCCATTGAAACCGAAAGTCATGTGGAAGGCGAATTAAATGAGTTATATATTTATGAGCCAAATGTAGAAACTATTTACAATCAATTGTTACCTAAATATTTAGAAATTACTATGTATAATGCATTATTGCAGGCTTCTGCTAGTGAGCTTGGTGCTCGTATGACGGCTATGACGTCCGCAACCGATAATGCAGGTGAATTAATTAGTACATTGAATTTGGAATACAATAAATTACGCCAAGCTGGCATTACAAACGAGATTTCGGAAATTGTGGGCGGCGCAAATGCCTTGCAATAG
- the atpA gene encoding F0F1 ATP synthase subunit alpha has translation MKMKPEEITAIIKQQIQDYDVELNVDDVGTVLEVGDGIAHIYGLEKAMAGELLELPHGVYGMVQNLELDNVGAVLLGNDFLIKEGDQVRRTGRIMQVPVGDQLIGRVVNALGQPIDGKGAITPEGYRPIEYPAPGIADRKSVFEPLQTGLKAIDAMVPIGRGQRELIIGDRGTGKSAIAIDTILNQKGQDVICIYVAIGQKESTVARVVQKLQEAGAMEYTIVVSAGASEGAPMQYIAPYAGVAMGEHFMYQGKHVLCVYDDLSKQAAAYRAMSLLLRRPPGREAYPGDVFYLHSRLLERAAKLSDELGGGSITALPIIETQAGDVSAYIPTNVISITDGQIFLGTDMFYSGIRPAVDVGLSVSRVGGSAQIKAMKQVAGKLRLDLAQYRELAAFAQFGSDLDKSTKAQLDRGERLTEMLKQPQYSPLKVEEQVVCLYAGINGYFATIEVADVPVFQAELLRYVHGNYSEILTNIASSKKLDEATEELLKKAIQECIKAFGESHHLITEEA, from the coding sequence ATGAAAATGAAGCCTGAAGAAATTACTGCCATAATTAAACAGCAGATTCAGGACTACGATGTGGAACTTAACGTTGATGATGTGGGTACTGTGCTTGAAGTAGGCGATGGTATTGCACATATTTACGGTCTTGAAAAGGCCATGGCAGGTGAATTATTAGAATTACCTCATGGTGTATATGGTATGGTACAGAACTTAGAGTTAGACAATGTAGGGGCTGTACTATTAGGTAATGATTTTTTGATTAAAGAAGGCGATCAAGTGCGACGTACTGGCCGTATCATGCAGGTGCCAGTAGGTGATCAGTTAATTGGTCGTGTTGTTAATGCTTTGGGACAACCCATTGATGGTAAAGGGGCGATTACACCAGAAGGATATCGTCCTATTGAATATCCTGCGCCAGGGATTGCTGACCGTAAATCAGTATTTGAACCATTACAGACTGGTTTAAAAGCGATTGATGCTATGGTTCCAATTGGTCGTGGTCAACGTGAATTAATCATCGGTGACCGTGGTACTGGTAAATCGGCCATTGCTATTGATACCATTTTGAATCAAAAAGGGCAGGATGTAATTTGTATTTATGTGGCCATTGGTCAAAAAGAATCTACCGTAGCCCGTGTAGTTCAAAAATTGCAAGAAGCAGGGGCTATGGAGTACACCATCGTTGTATCAGCAGGTGCTTCTGAAGGGGCTCCAATGCAATATATTGCGCCATATGCTGGTGTAGCTATGGGCGAACATTTTATGTATCAAGGCAAACATGTACTTTGTGTATATGATGATTTATCCAAACAAGCAGCGGCTTATCGTGCCATGAGTTTATTACTTCGTCGTCCACCAGGACGTGAAGCATATCCTGGTGACGTGTTCTATTTACATTCTCGTCTATTAGAACGAGCTGCTAAATTATCTGATGAATTAGGGGGCGGCTCTATTACTGCGTTGCCTATTATTGAAACGCAGGCTGGTGACGTATCCGCTTATATTCCTACAAACGTAATTTCTATTACGGATGGTCAGATTTTCCTTGGCACCGATATGTTCTATTCAGGTATTCGACCAGCAGTTGACGTTGGTTTATCTGTATCACGTGTAGGCGGTAGTGCTCAGATTAAAGCTATGAAGCAAGTAGCTGGTAAATTACGTCTTGATTTAGCACAATATCGTGAATTAGCGGCTTTTGCTCAGTTTGGTTCTGACCTTGATAAATCGACAAAAGCACAACTTGATCGTGGTGAGCGTTTGACAGAAATGCTGAAACAACCACAATATTCACCACTAAAAGTTGAAGAACAAGTTGTATGTTTATATGCAGGGATTAATGGCTATTTTGCTACTATTGAAGTAGCTGATGTACCAGTATTCCAAGCTGAATTATTACGCTATGTACATGGTAATTATAGTGAAATTTTAACGAATATTGCGTCTTCTAAAAAATTAGATGAAGCAACAGAAGAATTATTGAAAAAAGCAATTCAAGAATGTATTAAAGCTTTTGGGGAATCCCATCACTTAATTACCGAGGAGGCATAG
- the atpH gene encoding ATP synthase F1 subunit delta, whose translation MSENIVTDKYSTAIFELAQEQQILEQMETDLSYVKEVMDTQPGLGTLLLYPALEAQAKCDILTKIFGQAIHKMALNTLYIMVKRGRIRYIQATIAEFINKAREARGIFAATVTVSQAMPEEVYTQLADKLKAITGKQYVFTVKVDPTIVGGFIVQIGDTRIDASVLRRMEDLKKHLLKSDTTEIGVNG comes from the coding sequence ATGAGCGAAAACATTGTAACAGATAAATACAGTACCGCTATCTTTGAATTGGCGCAGGAACAGCAAATCCTTGAACAAATGGAAACGGATCTTTCCTACGTAAAAGAAGTTATGGATACGCAACCTGGATTAGGCACATTGTTGTTGTACCCTGCCCTAGAAGCACAAGCCAAATGTGATATTTTGACTAAAATTTTTGGTCAGGCGATTCATAAAATGGCATTAAACACCTTATATATCATGGTGAAACGAGGGCGCATACGGTATATTCAAGCTACTATTGCAGAATTTATTAATAAAGCGCGGGAAGCACGTGGTATATTTGCAGCTACCGTTACAGTGAGTCAAGCTATGCCAGAAGAAGTATATACACAGTTGGCAGATAAATTAAAAGCAATTACAGGTAAGCAATATGTTTTTACTGTTAAAGTCGATCCTACTATTGTTGGTGGGTTTATTGTCCAAATTGGTGATACGCGTATAGATGCAAGCGTGTTACGTCGTATGGAAGACTTGAAGAAACATTTGCTTAAATCCGATACAACAGAGATTGGGGTGAATGGTTAA
- the atpF gene encoding F0F1 ATP synthase subunit B produces MVEINGTLLVQFINFFILVAILAKFAFKPLVGVMEARRKKIEGDLANAQATLESAEATRKEYEAQLANARKEAQAIVEKATQIAERNTQAQIKELKEQLVREKEEARNEIAREQAKALEKMREDMVTLSVAIAGKLVAKNMDSQANVDLVKEAIAKLDSKALG; encoded by the coding sequence TTGGTAGAAATAAACGGTACATTGCTGGTTCAATTTATCAATTTCTTTATTTTAGTGGCGATTTTAGCGAAATTTGCGTTTAAACCTTTAGTTGGCGTTATGGAAGCTCGACGCAAAAAGATTGAAGGCGATTTAGCGAATGCTCAAGCTACTTTAGAATCAGCAGAAGCGACTCGTAAAGAGTATGAGGCGCAATTGGCTAATGCTCGTAAAGAAGCACAAGCTATTGTTGAAAAAGCAACTCAGATAGCAGAGCGTAATACGCAAGCTCAAATTAAGGAATTAAAAGAACAGCTAGTACGTGAAAAAGAAGAAGCTCGTAATGAAATTGCCCGTGAACAAGCCAAAGCATTAGAAAAAATGCGTGAAGACATGGTTACCTTATCGGTAGCAATTGCTGGCAAACTTGTGGCTAAAAATATGGATAGTCAAGCTAATGTGGATCTTGTAAAAGAAGCCATTGCAAAGCTTGACAGTAAAGCATTAGGGTGA
- the atpE gene encoding F0F1 ATP synthase subunit C: MEKAILLSVSVFSACLVAGLAALAAAFGDALAVRKAFEGMTRQPEMAGKIMTNLFISIGLIESIPIIATVIAIVLVFTDVVIGKL, encoded by the coding sequence ATGGAAAAAGCAATCTTATTGTCAGTGAGTGTTTTCAGTGCTTGTTTAGTAGCTGGTTTGGCCGCATTGGCAGCTGCTTTTGGTGATGCGTTGGCAGTTCGTAAAGCATTTGAAGGGATGACTCGTCAACCTGAGATGGCTGGTAAGATCATGACTAATTTATTTATTTCCATTGGTTTGATCGAATCTATTCCAATCATTGCAACAGTTATTGCCATCGTTCTTGTATTCACGGATGTAGTTATCGGAAAACTATAA
- the atpB gene encoding F0F1 ATP synthase subunit A, with amino-acid sequence MELHTGNHTVVHMWGMAFNMDTLYMTWIVFGILIVIAFFATRQVNMVPTGVQNVVEFILEAIGNQLKGPLGKHFNKVSSLLFTFFFFILVSNELGLIPSPHILVSPTNDLNTTLGLALASSFSIWVIGARIKGPAYFKHFFQPFAVFVIFHLMEEISKPITLSFRLFGNIVAGEIVLELLNGLAPYLTPIIWIVFSLFVGVIQAFVFTILVTSYLGMAVSEEH; translated from the coding sequence ATGGAGTTACATACCGGTAACCATACCGTTGTTCACATGTGGGGCATGGCGTTTAATATGGATACTTTATATATGACTTGGATTGTATTTGGTATTCTTATTGTCATTGCCTTTTTTGCTACGCGACAAGTTAACATGGTTCCCACAGGAGTTCAGAATGTTGTGGAATTTATATTAGAAGCTATTGGCAACCAGTTGAAAGGTCCTTTAGGTAAGCACTTTAATAAGGTAAGTTCGCTACTATTTACGTTCTTTTTCTTTATCTTAGTAAGTAATGAATTGGGATTAATACCAAGCCCACATATCTTGGTATCGCCTACTAATGATTTGAATACGACGTTAGGGCTGGCGTTGGCTAGTTCGTTTAGTATTTGGGTTATTGGGGCACGTATCAAAGGGCCTGCTTACTTTAAGCATTTCTTTCAACCGTTTGCCGTTTTCGTAATTTTCCATCTGATGGAAGAAATTTCTAAACCGATTACCCTTAGTTTCCGTCTATTTGGGAACATTGTGGCCGGTGAAATTGTGTTGGAATTGTTAAATGGTTTGGCACCGTACTTAACACCAATCATCTGGATTGTGTTTAGTCTTTTTGTTGGTGTTATTCAAGCCTTTGTATTTACTATCTTAGTAACATCCTATTTAGGAATGGCGGTTTCAGAAGAACATTAA
- a CDS encoding AtpZ/AtpI family protein, protein MKRLDSTTLKALNVALSAGFSLLVSILGCIAMGRGIDYLFDVSPWGTLIGGIVGGLGGLYSLYLRVVS, encoded by the coding sequence ATGAAACGACTGGATTCCACTACTTTAAAAGCTTTAAATGTAGCATTATCAGCAGGGTTTTCCTTGCTTGTATCTATTTTAGGGTGTATAGCAATGGGGCGTGGCATAGATTATCTATTTGATGTATCGCCGTGGGGCACTCTAATAGGAGGCATTGTAGGAGGTTTAGGTGGCTTATACTCTTTATATTTGAGAGTAGTTTCCTGA
- the wecB gene encoding non-hydrolyzing UDP-N-acetylglucosamine 2-epimerase — protein sequence MLKVMTVFGTRPEAIKMAPVVKALEAAPDMESIVTVTAQHREMLDQVLDLFVITPDYDLNIMSQGQTLYDVTTRALEGLKDVLTEAKPDVVLVHGDTTTTFAGALASFYQEIPVGHVEAGLRTGNIYSPFPEEMNRKLTGSLATYHFAPTSSAEKNLMKENVSSAHLYVTGNTVIDALQTTVKEGYQFEEELLNTLDYKNRRIVLVTTHRRENLGEPMRHVYKAIRRLVDAFTDIEVVFPVHKNPKVRSIVKEELGDVARVHLIDPLEYEPFANLMARSYLLMTDSGGIQEEAPALGKPVLVLRNTTERPEAVTAGTVRLVGTDENTVYETAYRLLADKEAYDVMANSVNPYGDGIASQRIVEALRYEFLQSGKKPSRFGY from the coding sequence ATGTTAAAAGTAATGACAGTCTTTGGAACAAGGCCAGAAGCGATTAAAATGGCACCTGTAGTGAAAGCATTGGAGGCGGCTCCTGACATGGAGTCCATCGTAACTGTTACCGCGCAACATCGGGAAATGCTTGATCAGGTATTAGATTTATTTGTTATCACTCCTGACTATGATTTGAATATTATGAGTCAAGGTCAGACTTTATATGATGTGACAACTCGTGCCTTAGAAGGTCTTAAAGATGTGTTGACAGAAGCGAAACCAGATGTAGTATTAGTGCATGGTGACACGACTACAACCTTTGCTGGGGCCTTGGCGTCGTTCTATCAAGAAATTCCAGTAGGTCATGTAGAAGCTGGTTTGCGAACTGGTAATATTTATTCGCCATTCCCAGAAGAAATGAATCGTAAATTAACAGGCTCGTTAGCTACCTATCATTTTGCTCCTACATCTAGTGCCGAGAAGAACTTGATGAAGGAAAATGTTAGTTCTGCCCATTTATATGTGACAGGTAACACTGTTATTGATGCTTTACAAACGACAGTTAAAGAAGGCTATCAATTTGAAGAAGAGTTATTGAATACGTTAGATTATAAAAATCGTCGTATTGTGTTAGTAACGACACATCGTCGTGAAAACTTAGGGGAACCTATGCGTCATGTGTATAAAGCAATCCGCCGTTTAGTAGATGCCTTTACCGATATTGAAGTAGTATTCCCTGTCCATAAGAACCCAAAAGTACGCAGTATTGTTAAGGAAGAATTAGGCGATGTAGCACGGGTGCATTTAATTGATCCTTTAGAATATGAACCGTTTGCTAATTTAATGGCCCGCTCCTATTTGTTGATGACTGATTCGGGCGGGATTCAAGAAGAAGCGCCGGCTTTAGGTAAACCCGTGCTTGTATTGCGTAATACGACGGAACGGCCTGAAGCGGTGACAGCTGGTACGGTTCGCTTAGTAGGAACTGATGAAAATACAGTATATGAAACTGCTTATCGCTTGTTAGCTGACAAAGAAGCCTATGATGTGATGGCTAATTCCGTTAATCCTTATGGGGATGGGATTGCATCACAACGTATTGTAGAAGCATTACGTTATGAATTCTTGCAGAGCGGCAAGAAACCAAGTCGGTTTGGTTATTAG